In the Arachis ipaensis cultivar K30076 chromosome B10, Araip1.1, whole genome shotgun sequence genome, one interval contains:
- the LOC107623337 gene encoding replication factor C subunit 3 has translation MLWVDKYRPKTLDQVMVHGDIAQNLKKLVTEQDCPHLLFYGSPGSGKKTLIMALLRQMFGPGAEKVKVENRTWKVDAGSRSIDLELTTLSSANHIEMSPSDAGFQDRYIVQEIIKEMAKNRPIDTKGKKGFKVLVLNDVDKLSREAQHSLRRTMEKYSAYCRLILCCNSSSRVTEAIRSRCLNVRINAPSEDKIVEVLQFIGKKEGLQLPPGFASRIAEKSNRNLRRAILSFETCRVQQYPFTDKQTIPPMDWEEYISEISSDIMKEQSPKRLFQVRGKVYELLINCIPPEIILKRLLYELLRKLDYELKHEVCHWAAYYEHRMRLGQKAIFHIEAFVAKFMSIYKSFLISTFG, from the exons GTTACAGAACAGGATTGCCCCCATTTGCTCTTCTATGGATCACCTGGTTCTGGCAAGAAAACTCTAATAATGGCTCTTCTCCGCCAAATGTTTGGGCCTGGTGCTGAAAAG GTGAAGGTGGAAAACAGGACCTGGAAAGTGGAT GCTGGTAGTAGATCGATTGATCTTGAGCTGACAACACTATCAAGTGCCAACCACATTGAAATGAGTCCAAGTGATGCGGGTTTTCAGGATAGATACATTGTTCAAGAAATAATCAAAGAAATGGCTAAGAATAGACCCATTGATACCAAAGGGAAGAAAGGATTTAAAG TACTGGTGCTCAATGATGTGGACAAACTCTCTAGAGAAGCACAACATTCTCTCCGCCGAACCATGGAAAAGTACAGTGCTTATTGCAGATTGATTCTGTGTTGCAATAGTTCTTCAAGAGTCACAGAAGCTATCCGCTCTCGTTGTCTGAATGTGCGAATAAATGCACCAAGTGAAGATAAG ATTGTTGAAGTTTtgcaattcattggtaagaaaGAAGGGCTGCAACTTCCCCCTGGTTTTGCTAGTCGCATAGCAGAGAAATCAAATCGAAATTTAAGGAGGGCCATATTGTCTTTTGAGACTTGCCGTGTACAACA GTATCCTTTCACTGACAAACAAACAATTCCCCCAATGGACTGGGAGGAATATATTTCCGAAATTTCATCTGATATAATGAAGGAACAGAGCCCAAAAAG GTTGTTTCAAGTCCGAGGAAAGGTGTATGAGCTGCTAATCAATTGCATTCCCCCAGAGATCATTTTGAAG AGGCTTCTTTATGAACTGCTGAGGAAATTGGATTATGAACTAAAGCATGAAGTATGCCATTGGGCAGCGTATTAT GAACATAGAATGCGACTTGGACAGAAGGCCATTTTTCACATAGAAG CGTTTGTGGCTAAGTTCATGAGcatttacaaatccttcctgaTTTCAACATTCGGCTGA